The following proteins are co-located in the Silene latifolia isolate original U9 population chromosome 1, ASM4854445v1, whole genome shotgun sequence genome:
- the LOC141614612 gene encoding cytochrome c oxidase assembly protein COX11, mitochondrial-like, giving the protein MNADDGKRKNRSVEIREHDLTGAVVTFPAKNKKAKGAGISAFDFIVPGCKIVEFKVAVYFTKIQCFCFEEQRLLPGEQVGMPVFFYIDPEFESGPMMDGITA; this is encoded by the exons ATGAATGCTGATGACGGAAAAAGAAAAAACCGCTCTGTAGAGATTAGAGAACATGATTTGACAGGTGCCGTGGTAACTTTCCCGGCAAAGAATAAGAAAGCTAAGGGAGCTGGAATTTCTGCCTTTGATTTTATCGTTCCAGGCTGCAAAATTGTTGAGTTTAAG GTGGCGGTTTATTTCACCAAAATACAGTGCTTTTGCTTTGAGGAGCAACGGCTTCTTCCTGGGGAGCAGGTCGGCATGCCT GTCTTCTTTTACATTGATCCTGAATTTGAGTCTGGCCCTATGATGGACGGCATCACAGCATAA